From Kitasatospora sp. MAP12-44:
TACGCCGTCGGCTCGCCGCCGAGTCCGGGCCGACCAGCACCCCTGCTTCGCTGGCCATGCTCACCGCACGGGAACGGCAGATCGCCTACCTCACGAGCACCGGCATGACCAGCGGTGTGATCGCCGACACGCTGTCTCTCAGTGTGCGCACGGTCGACAGCCACCTGGGCCGGATCTATCGCAAACTCGGCGTCTCCAACCGTGCGAGCCTCACCCGCTCAGTGCTGAGCGCGGCACCCGACCCGCAGTGACCGTGCCACCGCTCGTTCCGTCGGGTGGGCAGGCGGCTGTGATGAAGTACCACCATGACCTCCGCGCCTCACTCCCCGTACCGGGTCGGCCTGATCGGCTACGGCCTGGCCGGTTCCGCCTTCCACGCGCCGTTGATCGCCGCCACGCCCGGGCTCCAGCTGCGGGCGGTGGTCACCAGCGACCCCGACCGCCGCGCCCAGCTCGCCCGCGAGCACCCGGACGCCCGGGCGCTGGACACCCCCGAGCAGCTCCTCGCCGACGCCGGCGACTACGACGTGGTCGTCATCGCCTCCCCCAACCGCACCCATGTGCCGCTCGCCAGGGCCGCGTTGACGGCCGGTCTGGCCACCGTGGTGGACAAGCCGCTGGCCGCCACCGCCGCCGAGGCGCACGCCCTGTGCGGCCTGGCCGAGGCCCGCGGGACGCTGCTCACGGTGTTCCAGAACCGGCGCTGGGACAACGACTTCCTGACGGTCCGCCGACTGCTGGACGAGGGCGCGCTGGGCCGGGTGCACCGCTTCGAGTCCCGCTTCGAACGCTTCCGCCCCAAGCCGAAGGCCGGCTGGCGCGAGCTCGCCGACCCCGCCGAGGTCGGCGGCACGCTCTACGACCTCGGCAGCCACCTGGTGGACCAGGCGCTCACCCTGTTCGGGCCGGTGAGCAGCGTGTACGCCGAGATCGACGTGCGGCGCGACGGCGCGGCGGTCGACGACGACGCCTTCCTCGCCCTCACCCACACCAGCGGCACCCGCTCGCACCTGTGGACCAGCGCGATCACCCCGCTGGCCGGCCCGCGGCTGCGGGTGCTCGGCGACCGCGCGGGCTACGTCAAGTACGGCATGGACCCGCAGGAGGCCGACCTGCGCGCCGGCCGCCGCCCGGACACCCACCCCTGGGGCCTGGAGGACCTGGCCCACCACGGCGTACTCGGCACCGACGAGGCCTCGGTCCACCTGCCCAGCTGCGCCGGCGACTACCCCGCCTTCTACATCGGCCTGACCACCGCCCTGGCCACCGGCACCCCACCCCCCGTCGACCCCCGCGACGCAGCCGCCACCCTCACCATCCTGGAAGCCGCCCGCAACTCCGCCTCCACCGGCCACGTGATCCCGGTCGCCTGACGGCGCTCGAACGATTCAGACCGCGACCACCTCAACCAGCGCCTCCAGCCCCCGGAAGTCGGCAGCGTTGCGGGTGTAGAGCGCCATCCCGTTGACCGAGGCCACCGCAGCGATCATCAGGTCCAGCCTGCGAGGCCTCGGGTCGCGACCTGTCGCAACCGTCAGCGTGACCAACGACCCGTACCGGGCGGCCGCAGCCCCGTC
This genomic window contains:
- a CDS encoding Gfo/Idh/MocA family oxidoreductase, translating into MTSAPHSPYRVGLIGYGLAGSAFHAPLIAATPGLQLRAVVTSDPDRRAQLAREHPDARALDTPEQLLADAGDYDVVVIASPNRTHVPLARAALTAGLATVVDKPLAATAAEAHALCGLAEARGTLLTVFQNRRWDNDFLTVRRLLDEGALGRVHRFESRFERFRPKPKAGWRELADPAEVGGTLYDLGSHLVDQALTLFGPVSSVYAEIDVRRDGAAVDDDAFLALTHTSGTRSHLWTSAITPLAGPRLRVLGDRAGYVKYGMDPQEADLRAGRRPDTHPWGLEDLAHHGVLGTDEASVHLPSCAGDYPAFYIGLTTALATGTPPPVDPRDAAATLTILEAARNSASTGHVIPVA
- a CDS encoding type II toxin-antitoxin system VapC family toxin — its product is MLDTCAYIDLDLLDPDALPVIPELTAITLAELQQGVAMAKDPVARAGRIEKLGAAVADFDPLPFDGAAAARYGSLVTLTVATGRDPRPRRLDLMIAAVASVNGMALYTRNAADFRGLEALVEVVAV